The nucleotide window TAAGCGACCCGCAGGTGATGGCCATCCGCCTACCCCGGGTGCTGCTGGGGATGCTGGCCGGAGCCGGGCTGGCCTCATCCGGTGCGGCCCTGCAGGCCGCCCTGGGCAACCCGCTGGCCGAACCTTATCTGTTGGGCGTCTCCGGAGGCGCGGCTTTTGGGGCGGCTTTGGCCCTGCTGATGGGACTTTCGGCCGGGTTGGGCGGAGCTCTGGGACTGCCCTTGTTCTCGCTGGCCTTCGGCCTTTTAGCCCTCTATGTAGTCTACAGTTTGAGCAAGGTTGGGTCCAGGCTGCCGGCGGAGACGGTGATCCTCTCCGGAATAATAGTCAACGCCTTCTTCTCGGCCCTGATCATGCTGCTTTTGGCTCTGGCCGGGCGCCAGCTGCAGGAGATGATCTATCTTTTGATGGGCAACCTTGGGATGATCTTCGGCACCCAAAGCCTCTATCTGTTGTGGGTCTGTGCCGCCATTATTGTATTTTGTACCGGCTACCTCTGGAACCAGGGGCGCAACCTGGACCTTCTTTCTTTGGGGGAACAGCCTGCCCAAAGCCTGGGGCTTAAGGTGGAGAAGTTGAAAGTGCGGATACTTTTGGCCTCGGCCCTGATGGTGGCGGCGGTGGTCTCGCTGGCCGGAGTGATCGGCTTCGTGGGGCTGGTGGT belongs to candidate division TA06 bacterium and includes:
- a CDS encoding iron ABC transporter permease, which produces MRRNIKAWYYLAPLSLMTGLLGLASGPAGFGLLSDPQVMAIRLPRVLLGMLAGAGLASSGAALQAALGNPLAEPYLLGVSGGAAFGAALALLMGLSAGLGGALGLPLFSLAFGLLALYVVYSLSKVGSRLPAETVILSGIIVNAFFSALIMLLLALAGRQLQEMIYLLMGNLGMIFGTQSLYLLWVCAAIIVFCTGYLWNQGRNLDLLSLGEQPAQSLGLKVEKLKVRILLASALMVAAVVSLAGVIGFVGLVVPHLARMIAGPKNSRLLPLSVVLGADLLVLADALARTIAPQEIPVGVITSLLGVPFFIYLLRRKKRNGL